One Glycine max cultivar Williams 82 chromosome 1, Glycine_max_v4.0, whole genome shotgun sequence genomic window, TCAAGTGGTTGTATTGAGGTAGGAGGCCCAAGCTCAAGGTCTGGCTCAATTGGTGAGTGTTGTGACTCAAGGTTCTCATGTTCAGGCAATGAGGGTTGTTCTGGTTAACCAAAAGATGCAATAGGAAGTTGTAAGGCAAGAGATTGCATTAAAGGATTTGAGCATGGCGGAGCGGAAGCAGAAGCTGTTGTTATTGCTGTTAGGTCTGCACAAGAATTGGAGTTAGTATGAGGTAGCCAAGAATCAAATATGCTAACTACATGCTGTGTAGGAGAGGAAATCGTATGATGATGATTAGTCTTATATGGAATGAATGACTCGTCAAAAACAACATGTTGTGAGGTAAAGAATTTCTTACTAGAAGGATGAAAGCATTTATGTCCTTTATGTATATCACTATATCCAACAAACACACAAGGAAGGGTTTTAGGGTCGAATTTGTTGCGTCGTGTATCCCAAGTGTAAGGAAAACATTTAGAACCAAAGATACATAGCAATGAATAGTTGGGGTGTGTGCCATGTAAGAAAAAGTAAGgagtttcaaaattaaaagaagacGATGGAAGTCTATTAATAAGATAGACAGTTGTAGTGAAAGCTTCAACCCATAGACATAAATGTGCACCACTATGAAATAACATAGTCATACCTAATTCACGTATTACTCTATGTCTCCTTTCAACCATACCTGTTTGTTCCAGTGTATATGGGCAAGAAACTTGATGTATAACACTTGTTAAACGAAAATGAGTTGAAAGTTTGGAGTTGATGAATTCACCTCCTCCATCAGAATGAAAAACTTTGATTTCTTTGTTAAATTGCTTTTAACATATTGTTCAAAAGATAGATAAGCATTAACAAAGTCAGATTTATGTTGTAAGGGAATGATCCATGTGTATTTAGAAAAATCATCAACCAAGCATgcataatatttgaatttactaATAGATAAGATAGGAGCAGGTCCCCATAAATCAGAATGTATTTTTTCAAAGATAGAAGAACTAGAGTGTtcagaagaagagaaaggcaATTTAGTAAGTTTTCCCAATTGATAACTGTCACAAAGATGTTTAGATTTCAAGGTTCCAACTACATCAATTAATCCTTTGTTCTTTAGTAATTGTAAAACCTTTATTTGAGAATGTCCTAGACGTTGATGCCAAATGTTTGCTGATCCTGATTTGAAATGAttagaaaaatatgattttggcaTAGAGGAGAGAACATATAAGTCACCCTTGCGCCTCTCGGTGATAATCGGTTTCCCTATTTCTCGTTCCTTAACACAAAAATCAGCATTAGAAAAATCACAATTAACATGAAATTGTTTTGTTAGTTGGCTTAtagaaagtaaattttttgttaaatcaggGACAAGTAAGACATCATGAAGAGGtagagtaatatttttttgcttaatGAATGTGTCTTCAATACCATGAATTGGGAGAGAAGAACCATCACCAATAAGCACAGAGTCTGTACCTGAATATTGTTGGATATTACTTAACATACTAGCTTTACCTGTCATGTGATTAGAGGCCCCGATGTCAAAGGTCCATTCTGTTTTAGCAATTGTGTTGTCTAAGGTAAGGGCTACAAGTGCTTGAGGTATATCATTAGATTGAGTTGGTTTCTTGGACACCCACCAGCATATCTTTGTCATATGGCCCATTTTATCACAGTATTGACATTTTTCATTCCGATACTGTTCTCGTTCAGCAAGAGTCATACGACGTTGTCCCAGTGGTGGAGGACGTCTCTGTTGTGTGCTCATAAGGATTTAGCTTTTATTTTGGTTCATGGGTTGTTGAGCCTGGAATCCTTTCCTAGTTGACATGAAGGTTTGAGAATTCCTTTAATGTTGAGAGGAAAACTGACGAGATCGTTGTTGTTTGCCATAGAAAACCACTTGAAGAGTGAAAGAGTTGTGCGTATTGGAATGATTGGAGAACCAATTGCGATGTTGATCATGGCTTTGGAGTTGTGAGATTAACTCAGAGTATGATGACCTTGGAGGTTTTAGCGTGGTTGTTGTGAATGTTTCATACTCGTGCCTGAGGCTTGTGGGGAGATAGAAAACTTTCTCTTTGTCTGGGACAGGTTTCCCAATTGCAGCAAGGTTGTCGCATAAACCTTTGAAAGTGCGGATGTGTTCACCAATACTTTGATCATCTTCCTTGCGGAGGTATGTGATCTGTTGATGATGTGTGAATTCACGTTCTTGCGAGTCTTACACATATGAATCTTTAAGTGCAATCCAAACAGCATGGGTAGTGTCTAAGCCAACAACGAGTCCAAGTGCTTCCTCAAAGAGTGTTCCAATTGTCCACCCTCAAAGAAGACGATCTGTCTTGCACCAAGCAATGAATTCGTTAGTTAATTTTGGAACAAAAATTTTCTATGGTTGTTGTGTCATTGGAATTTGGTGTGGTgtattgggggggggggggaggctGGATCATCATTCGTAAGGTGACCAACCAAGTCTTGACTTTCTGCTAATGTTAAGGCTTGTTCACGCCATAGTGGGTAGTTTGTAGGGGTGAGTCTAAGAATGATGAAATTGCCAATATTTAGAGAGAAGGAAGTCATGGTGTAGCAAGGTGTTCACAAAGGCTCTAGATACCAAGAAGAAAACCGATAAATTGTATAACCTTTTTGAAACGTGAACACTCAGCTTCAATACAAGAGAGTCAAGGGATAATTATATAGCATAGTGTACAATGATTATGcataaagtaattaaatgtgAATTGATTGCAGATTAGGAAGTTCTAAATATAGAATAAGTTTTCTAAATATGGTTAGCTGCAATTTGGTTTATTTGACAGATTGATTTGTGCCACTTAAAGTAGATTAGTCTTCCAGCAGCTTTCCATAATCAGTAGCACAATCATAGGGATTTGTTTCCAATggctctttgttttctttttttacatgatTGTCATCCAACAACTGATTATTGTTAATAGAATCCATAGGTGATTATAAGCTGCCTTCATTGTGTAATTGCCATGCTTGCTGAAGTGTCATATTAATTCGTCATTTGATGTAGTGTTCAACAAAGGAGTTGATTGGATGTCCAATTTGTCTTCTTCGTTGCGAAGCTGATCAATAATCTCCATTCGCCAAGTAGCCTTCTCGTGATTAATAAGGGAGCTAACATTGAGATTTTCCAAGCCATTTGGTGGGGGTGGAGAAACATGAAGATTTTGAACATGTGGGATCCAAGGTTGAGGGCAAACATTTACCATTTGGTCATTACCAAGTCTCTTTTTGTTCCATTCTTGATTAGATCCCCTGAAGCATGGATGCTACCCTATACATAGCATGGTGGTTATAATTTTATGTTGCAATATTTGGATAAAATATCAATAGTTATTTGagtacaattaatatttttttgtcattggcatttatgtataatattttttagcttTGCTAACAACTAATCAAAGTCAAAAAGCTAACAAACCATCTTTAGTTGGTCTCTCCTCctaatcacattttttaaattcacaaaatttgaatttaatattttgtttaagagGACCAAACTCATCAACCACATGTTGGTTTACTACAATTAGTATGATATTGATTAGTAATTAAAGAGacatgaaatatataaaaataaattcataattattaATGGGATAAATAGCGAAATTTGTCTCTCAAAATGTAAAATAGTGATAAATTgatccttaaaaaataaaaaatatacaaatttagttcttgaatgtACAAAAAGTGAACAAATGAATCTTGTTGTTAAatttgtaaaactattttattattaaattataatattcaagaactaatttgataatatattatatttttcgaCAACCgatttgtcattaaattattcatatgactaattttaatttttttatctttcaagaaTCAATTTATCATGTGACACACTTTGGgataaatttaactatttacCTTGTTAATTCAAATGTTTACAAATTCCTTatgtaaaaattcaaaatattaaatttagaaGTAACATATACGTCAAGGCATTGCATTCGTCTCTtgaatttagataaaaaattcatttcataaaatattttgtttcaattttttaattttaaataagaatttttaCTCTAGAttgattgaaatataatttaacagtaattatttaaattattaccctatctaacaatatataattaatatttattttaatcatttattacattttaaaaatcatattctaCGATACATCTAATCAACTATCTATAAaggaaaataacaattaataactaaaaaagtCATGTTTCACAATTTAtgggaaaaataaattaattttttataataagtaatttctattacaaattttaagaatttttttatatatttaaaatatctataaaaatattcaataaaaaattttttATCCTTGCATGACGTGGTTAGTACATTCTAGTAAAATTCaaagcagaagaaaaaaaaaaccttgctcCCACGTTGGTTAAACCCTATAAAATTAATAGGGCAGGGTTTTGGTCGGGGTTAAGAAAGTGAGGGAAAAAAGTAGAGTGGTATGTGGGTTGCTGCGGCAACAAAACCATTCATCAAATTCCAATTCCACAGACACACTACTTCTCTTCCGCTTCTTCTGATGGCAAACCAAGCTTCActctccttttcttcttccGTGTCTCCTGTTCACGCGCCTCTCAAGCGCGTGGGCACGCACAACGGAAGCTTTCATTGCGACGAGGCCCTCGGCTGCTTCATGATTCGCCTCACGAACAAATTCAACAGCGCCGAAATCGTTCGCTCCCGAGACCCTCAGGTTCGGTTCTCCTTTTCAATCTCActgttttcctttttatttatttatttatggctTGGTCGccgaatgttattttttttgtttggttctTCGAGAAAATATGGTATTTTTTGGGGTTTGGTTAATGAGAAAAAGGGATTCTTTTTTTTCGTCGGTTGATGAGAAAAGTTTGGGGTTCCTCGGAAGTGTGTTGCGTGTTTGGAAATTCCGTTTCTTGGAACACTAAGTGCGTGTTTAGTTTCACGTTTGAGATTTGATTCTGGATTCAGAATTGATTTTGGATAAATTttgcatgtttggtttgatgTTAGATAATAATTCAGAATTGTTTCTCGGGGGAGTGCTGGAATTGGAAGCAAAATCACTATCCTTATCCCCATTTACTCTCTCTTGGAACACTGATTCGGATTTTTCGTCCCGGTGTGGAAATTGAACTTGGACTCTTGTTTGAGCTTGGTGGGCTTTCGGTGGAAGAAGGGCCAGTTGGGTTGAGTTGCGTTTGGTGTTGGCCTTGTTGGAACCGCGTTTAACTCGCACTTGCCCTGTGCACGTGCCCTTGGGGGAAGAGGGTTCCTGGGATTTGGGTTTTGATGGTGgtgctgtttttctttttcctgacGAACATTGGGCTTGACCTGAAGTGGAccttctgcttctgctccccgcATTGCTTCTCCGAAACCTCATGAGTGGGGGAGGGAACTTGCCTGTGCCACCCAGACGCAAAATGTGTTTTGGCTGATAGCTTGATGTTTTTGGTTTAGAGGATGGAAATAGAGAGGatgaaaatagaagagaaatttTTAGTTGAAGTAGAGTGTTAGGAGGTGTGGGTCTCACACAATTTCTTCTCTGTTCCCCCCCAACCAAACAAACCCTTTGTGAGAAAAtgcgttttcttttttctttttttgttgctgagaaaatgtgattttttaattatttttttgtgtgcaATGGCCGTGCAACGAGGGTCAAAACTAAGTTTTGTAATAGAAAGTTTGATTCTTTATCTTGGGGAGTTTGGTTGAtgagaaaaacatgatttttttttggttgatgatGATAGTGTgtccctttttctttatttggttGCTGagaaagcatgacattttttctttggttgctgattgtgttttttatttctggAAGTTTAATGACTTATGAGTGGTCCAGTGAGTTATTGATTTGTTTGGAAAGTTTTTTGATGCTAAAATGTTGTCAAGGACCCAAAACAATAATTGTAGACAGTAGTCACTTTTATGATTCTGTGCGTGTTTCAGTGTTTGGTTGCTTAGAAAATGTGGACAAGGCTGATGCTTATCAAGTTGCTGGTGTATTGGTTTGTTTGTGGAGTTTTCTTAATATTCAATTGTAGCTACTGAAGCAAAAGTGGGAGGGGCACAGGAAATTTAGTAGGAGAGATGCATGGAGTTTTTATCTTGTTGCTAGTGTTGGTTTTTGGTTTCCCTATGTGTTAGACTTTAGCAAATGAATGGACTGGAAGTTTGTGTCTGAATATCTGTTTCAAGTTTTTGTTTAACTTAAATTGTTGATCTCTAGGTGTTGGAGGTTCTCGATGCTGTTCTCGATGTTGGGGGAGTGTATGACCCTGCCCGAGATCGgtatgatcatcatcaaaagggATTTGAAGAAGTTTTTGGGCATGGTTTTTCCACTAAATTGAGTAGTGCTGGTCTTGTTTATAAGGTAAAATTATCATCTAAACCACAATTTTGGTTATGGTTTTATGACTTCTTGTTTATGTCATTTACTTCATTTACATAGTGGTGAATAACTCTATTTCAGTACAATCACCAAATGTTTGTGGAGAATTTTACTCTAAATGAGAATATATACCTtggtaattatatttaacttcTGCTTTCTGCCTGTAGCATTTTGGAAAGGAGATTATAGCCAAAGAACTTGAGGTAGATGAGGAACACCGAGATGTGCATCACATATATTTGGCTGTTTACAAGAGCTTCATGGAGGtagtaaattttgaattttttttcttttcttcctgtCTCCATCTATATTTTGTACGATCTTGCTTGGTTTAATTCTTTTCCATGTActgattcattttaattattatgttctTCATTTTAAGTAAAATCTGGGTTAAGGAGATTTAGGAGAGTTTACCCAGAAAGTAGATGATGGGAGTACCAAAACATTCTGATAGATACTTTTTCATAGAATAGGAACTAACAGATGGGGAAAAAAACTATTGAACTGACTCATCCTCTAGATTAAGGAAACTCAATAGTGCAGAGAAATAGGAAGCTTAGAACAGAAATCTCCAGGGATTTGAACCTGGTCTCTCTCCAAAACTCAAGAACCAACTCCCTTTACATTCTCTGTCTCTATGTATAGCAACCAACTTTATCACTATGTTTGGTACCCGAGAAAACCAGTGGAACAGAATGGAAAGAGGGAATAGATAAACACATTGAACCATTTATGTTTGCGTACATTACGAGTGCAGCAATTATTGAAACTAGGTCCTAAGTTTCCTAGAATATTCTTTCCAAATAATTGGTCTGTGGGTGGTCCAATGTCTTATCGACTTCCAGGAATCCTGCTACAAGTTTTGTTTCTTTGGTGCAGAGGCACATGTCTGGCTATTGTGCATTCATACTGTGGATTTGTCCTTCGCTATTTGATATTCATTGCTGAATGGCTTGGTTGAAAGAAAACATCGGTTGTCTTGTGTTTGGGACACAACTATGAATCACATGTTCTTGGGTAAATTTGAAAAATGCCTGCAGAATGACTTATGAGATTAATGGTGCATTTAGGGTTTGTTAGTCATATtgtaaagtgaaacaaaacatGTTTCTAATCGTATAAGTTTATGATAATAGTgttattgtttaattatatcAGGCAATTGATGCTATAGACAATGGGATCAATCAGTATGATACAGACCAGCCTCCAAGATACGTGAATAATACTCATTTATCCTCAAGAGTAGGAAGGCTAAATTTGGATTGGACAGATCCTGATCAGTCACCTGAGAAAGAAAATGAGGCCTTTCAACGTGCAATGGCTCTTGCTGGCAGTGAGTTTCTGGATGTAAGTCTTCACTTGTGTACTTTCTTGTTGAACTTTAACATGAATAAGTGGTTTTGAATTTTATCTTGCCTGTTTTACCTTTTGCTTTGTTGTTTGAGATAGCTCCCTCCTCATTTGCAGAGTGTTCGATTTCATGTCAATTCATGGTTACCAGCAAGGTCAATTGTAATGGAGACCCTAGCGGCTAGACATACTGTTGATCCTAGTGGAGAAATTCTAGTTTTGACTAAATTTTGTCCTGTGAGTTGAAAATTCTCGTCTCCATCTTCCAACATTTTGTATAATATTGGAATTTGATTA contains:
- the LOC100800706 gene encoding uncharacterized protein LOC100800706, whose translation is MWVAAATKPFIKFQFHRHTTSLPLLLMANQASLSFSSSVSPVHAPLKRVGTHNGSFHCDEALGCFMIRLTNKFNSAEIVRSRDPQVLEVLDAVLDVGGVYDPARDRYDHHQKGFEEVFGHGFSTKLSSAGLVYKHFGKEIIAKELEVDEEHRDVHHIYLAVYKSFMEAIDAIDNGINQYDTDQPPRYVNNTHLSSRVGRLNLDWTDPDQSPEKENEAFQRAMALAGSEFLDSVRFHVNSWLPARSIVMETLAARHTVDPSGEILVLTKFCPWKLHLFELEGELKNDPAVKYVLYQDERSKHWRVQAVAVSPDSFQSRKALPSQWRGLRDEELSKKSGIPGCVFVHISGFIGGNQNFDGALAMAKAALKM